The following coding sequences are from one Halobacteriovorax sp. JY17 window:
- a CDS encoding Dps family protein: MSINIGIEEGKRIETAKGLSHLLADSYTLYLKTHNYHWNVTGPMFTTLHLMFETQYNELALAVDEIAERIRILGVKAPGTYKEFAELSSIKEDDTSPEANQMIQGLLCGHEQVVNTAKNILPILDGGNDEGTLSLLSARIEYHEKTAWMLRSLLE; this comes from the coding sequence ATGAGTATCAATATCGGAATTGAAGAAGGAAAGAGAATTGAAACAGCGAAAGGACTTAGTCACTTACTCGCGGATAGTTACACTCTTTACTTAAAAACACATAACTACCACTGGAATGTTACCGGTCCAATGTTTACTACTCTACATTTAATGTTTGAAACACAGTATAACGAACTTGCTCTTGCTGTTGATGAGATCGCAGAGAGAATTAGAATTCTTGGAGTAAAAGCTCCAGGAACTTATAAAGAATTTGCTGAGCTATCTAGTATCAAAGAAGACGACACTTCTCCTGAAGCCAATCAAATGATTCAAGGACTTCTCTGTGGTCATGAACAAGTTGTTAATACTGCAAAGAATATTCTTCCAATTTTAGATGGTGGTAATGATGAAGGAACTCTCTCACTACTAAGTGCTAGAATTGAGTACCATGAAAAAACAGCTTGGATGTTAAGAAGTTTACTCGAATAA
- a CDS encoding fatty acid desaturase: MERKNIDWVNTLFLILTPVTAIGLTALHIYRDGFMPSIFIAALIFACFCGSSITIGYHRLFSHRTFEASAPVKFFLLIFGAAAFQNSLLKWGSDHRVHHKFCDTEKDPYNINRGFFWAHMGWVMFREPSKFADEFPMSKDLLKDKMVVWQHRYYLPIAALVGIVLPGIIGYFMGSTLGGFAVIGFARIVFVHHSTFLINSLCHVLGSKTYSDEHTAKDSPIMALFTFGEGYHNFHHTFQADYRNGVKWYHFDPSKWTIWTLSKIGMAGKLKRVPDHTIRNARIKMQQKKFAASGSAELIGS; this comes from the coding sequence ATGGAAAGAAAGAATATTGATTGGGTAAATACACTATTTCTCATACTCACTCCCGTTACAGCAATTGGTTTAACTGCACTACATATATATAGAGATGGATTTATGCCTTCTATTTTTATTGCGGCTCTGATCTTTGCTTGCTTTTGTGGAAGCTCAATTACAATTGGCTATCATAGACTTTTCTCTCACAGAACTTTTGAAGCCTCTGCGCCAGTAAAGTTCTTCTTATTAATTTTTGGTGCTGCAGCTTTTCAAAACTCTCTTTTAAAGTGGGGGAGTGATCATAGAGTTCATCATAAGTTCTGCGATACGGAGAAAGATCCATATAATATCAATAGAGGATTTTTTTGGGCCCATATGGGGTGGGTAATGTTTAGAGAACCTTCTAAATTTGCCGACGAATTTCCAATGTCCAAAGATTTATTAAAAGATAAGATGGTAGTCTGGCAACATAGATACTACCTTCCAATAGCAGCACTCGTGGGAATTGTACTCCCTGGAATTATTGGTTACTTCATGGGAAGTACTCTGGGTGGCTTTGCTGTTATCGGTTTTGCGAGAATTGTCTTTGTTCACCACTCAACATTCTTAATTAACTCTCTTTGCCATGTTCTAGGTTCTAAAACTTACTCTGATGAGCATACAGCAAAAGATAGTCCTATTATGGCGCTTTTTACATTTGGAGAGGGTTACCATAATTTTCACCACACTTTCCAGGCCGATTATAGAAACGGTGTAAAGTGGTACCATTTCGATCCAAGTAAGTGGACAATTTGGACACTCTCAAAGATTGGAATGGCCGGAAAGTTAAAGAGAGTTCCAGACCATACAATTAGAAATGCAAGAATTAAAATGCAGCAAAAGAAATTTGCCGCAAGTGGTTCTGCTGAACTTATAGGAAGTTAG
- a CDS encoding response regulator transcription factor: protein MSDTIATNKSIWILEDDKGCQFVYEQTLDHRYSTKYFERLDEFTIALENTSTDELPQMIIADLMLGDGNFLNFLTNSKDSNILNIPFIIVSSIDDIDALRFCFKEGALDYLTKPFKKNELLVKIENVVSGPARPSLANSGHKKVKIDGIDIDNLTSKQKQLLSLFLDSRDRTVTRDDILEKVWGRTNVHPKTIDVHLYNLRRKLHTVGYMIRSEGGGRWALLSDRVDA from the coding sequence TTTTGGAAGATGATAAAGGCTGTCAATTTGTTTATGAGCAGACTCTTGATCATCGTTACTCAACAAAGTACTTTGAAAGATTAGATGAGTTCACAATTGCGCTTGAAAACACTTCGACTGATGAACTTCCTCAGATGATTATTGCTGATCTAATGTTAGGGGATGGAAACTTTCTAAACTTCCTTACAAATTCTAAAGACTCAAATATTTTAAATATCCCTTTTATTATTGTTTCTTCTATCGATGATATCGATGCTCTTAGATTCTGTTTTAAAGAAGGTGCTCTCGATTATTTAACGAAGCCATTTAAGAAGAACGAATTGCTCGTGAAGATAGAGAATGTTGTCTCTGGTCCAGCAAGGCCTAGCCTCGCAAATTCAGGGCACAAGAAAGTTAAGATTGATGGGATCGATATTGATAACCTCACTTCTAAGCAGAAGCAGCTACTTTCTCTCTTCCTAGATTCTAGAGATAGAACTGTAACAAGAGATGATATTTTAGAAAAAGTTTGGGGGAGGACAAATGTTCATCCAAAGACTATTGATGTTCACCTGTATAATCTTCGAAGAAAGCTTCACACGGTGGGTTATATGATTCGCTCTGAGGGCGGTGGACGTTGGGCCTTATTGTCCGACCGAGTAGATGCCTAG
- a CDS encoding DUF4105 domain-containing protein — MKRHLLTLTTLLICASVSAGDLTENFISSAKSLLPKKMDVSNIKVSFKRMNENQLGSPCDREGFIYGKYSDGEITLSEQLKKYLAPNEEIEFSCKHKNYYKTALSTLLHEYLHAYEDTLSKNEKLHKQNNFLSLGFWNLKKSKKNLNTYAERSPNLYEYSSPKEFLAVNFEYFLLDPEYKCRRPNLYSAYQESFAHTPFQNIECNSLSEISTSDTQRIELVNLDFKNVREIHYLFASKGKAMMSRWGHSMYKLVLCDQSWSLEKCRQRGKFLVVGFLAQVSDVSINAIKGILGQYPSDMTITSLDAMKRQYNRAELRDLESIPLALTKVEKERFLNHLIRIYWEYSGKYYFFSNNCADEAFKLIQIAKNKSDIYKKGVLTPVGIYKYIKENNLSKDFSFTNRELNIENGLLYSSFAPNLGLSFDNLKSQFKKSFREKIKAPNIQRRERNFKNDYKAVRDIQQYSKLPTLKRREIIKAIVKKKDRKNFLDLFAIESQANYVTNNELLSKMQSISSKQDSDEETREIFTKIVELKNIIIFGTNSENKGYGIPQTGDLESTISPEVFAAEEELKEVKNLLQEKYKTVFQEEFLQMEEANYNKTIIKEALKSVL, encoded by the coding sequence TACGGAGAACTTTATCTCTTCGGCGAAATCTCTACTTCCAAAGAAAATGGATGTATCCAATATCAAAGTAAGTTTTAAGAGAATGAATGAAAACCAACTAGGATCTCCTTGTGACCGAGAAGGTTTCATCTATGGAAAGTACTCAGATGGCGAGATTACTTTAAGTGAACAACTAAAGAAGTACTTAGCTCCAAACGAAGAGATAGAGTTTAGCTGTAAGCATAAGAACTATTATAAGACAGCCCTCTCAACTCTCTTACATGAGTACCTTCACGCTTATGAAGACACTCTTTCAAAAAATGAAAAGCTACATAAGCAAAATAATTTTCTAAGCCTCGGCTTCTGGAATCTAAAGAAATCGAAGAAAAATTTAAATACTTATGCAGAAAGATCACCAAATCTCTACGAGTATTCTTCTCCAAAGGAATTTCTGGCAGTTAACTTTGAATACTTTCTTCTAGACCCTGAATATAAGTGTAGAAGACCAAATCTCTACAGCGCATATCAAGAATCATTTGCTCATACTCCTTTTCAAAATATTGAGTGTAACTCTCTTTCTGAAATTTCAACTTCAGATACGCAGAGGATTGAATTAGTAAATCTAGATTTTAAAAATGTTAGAGAAATTCACTATCTCTTCGCCTCTAAAGGAAAAGCGATGATGAGTAGATGGGGACATAGTATGTATAAACTAGTTCTCTGCGATCAAAGTTGGTCATTAGAAAAATGCAGACAAAGAGGAAAATTTCTTGTCGTTGGTTTTCTCGCTCAAGTTTCAGACGTTTCAATTAATGCAATCAAAGGAATTCTTGGTCAATACCCAAGTGATATGACTATCACAAGCTTAGATGCAATGAAGAGACAGTATAATCGAGCAGAACTTAGAGATCTTGAAAGTATCCCTCTCGCCTTAACTAAAGTTGAGAAAGAGCGTTTTCTAAATCATCTCATTCGAATCTATTGGGAATACTCCGGAAAGTACTACTTCTTTAGTAATAACTGTGCTGATGAAGCGTTCAAGTTAATTCAAATAGCGAAGAATAAAAGTGATATTTACAAAAAAGGTGTCTTAACACCAGTTGGTATCTACAAATACATTAAAGAGAATAACCTCTCCAAAGACTTCTCATTCACCAATAGAGAACTCAATATAGAAAACGGTCTTCTCTACAGCAGCTTTGCTCCTAATCTAGGCCTAAGTTTTGATAATTTAAAAAGTCAATTCAAGAAATCTTTTAGAGAGAAAATTAAAGCTCCAAATATTCAAAGAAGAGAGAGAAATTTCAAAAATGATTATAAGGCTGTAAGAGATATTCAGCAGTACTCAAAACTACCAACTTTAAAGAGAAGAGAGATCATCAAAGCGATAGTAAAAAAGAAAGATAGAAAGAACTTCTTAGATCTTTTTGCCATAGAGTCTCAAGCGAATTACGTAACTAACAATGAACTACTTTCCAAGATGCAGTCAATCTCTTCAAAACAAGATAGCGATGAGGAGACAAGAGAGATTTTCACAAAGATTGTAGAGCTAAAAAATATTATTATCTTTGGTACTAATTCAGAGAATAAAGGCTACGGTATTCCTCAAACTGGCGACTTAGAAAGTACGATTTCACCGGAAGTTTTTGCAGCAGAAGAGGAATTAAAGGAAGTGAAAAATCTTTTACAGGAAAAATATAAAACTGTTTTTCAAGAAGAATTTTTACAAATGGAAGAAGCAAACTATAACAAAACAATAATCAAAGAAGCACTTAAAAGTGTCTTATAA
- the acnA gene encoding aconitate hydratase AcnA, whose amino-acid sequence MSKVKKSLNVNGKNYAYFSIKEAKALGLGNVDKLPKSLKVLLENLLRNENGTSVTWGDIEALNKWADSQKSDHEIAYHPARVVMQDFTGVPAVVDLAAMRNAMNVLGGDAQKINPLVPVDLVIDHSVQVEHFGTKEAFEQNVELEYERNAERYNFLKWGQKAFNNFRVVPPGTGIIHQVNLEYLADVVWTNEKDGEVVAYPDTCVGTDSHTTMINGLAVLGWGVGGIEAEAAMLGQPVTMLIPEVVGFKLTGKLQEGMTATDLVLNVVESLRKHGVVGKFVEFFGPGMRDLSLADRATLANMAPEYGATCGFFPIDEKTIQYMKLSGRKEETVALVESYAKEQGLWAYENEADPVFTSVVELDLSTVTPCISGPKRPQDKIILDGADKKFTEEIFPKVFGYNPSDLHKEFNVEGKEFKMKHGNVVVAAITSCTNTSNPSVLVAAGLVAKKAVALGLQSKPWVKTSLAPGSKVVTDYLIESGLQEHLDTLGFNLVGYGCTTCIGNTGPLPAPISKSINENDILATSVLSGNRNFEGRISPDVKANFLASPPLVVAYAIAGNLNINVATDALAKDKNGNDVFLKDLWPSNKEIEEVVLKHITSDMYKARYSNVFDGDELWKKVKSPEGELYDWDEKSTYIANPTFFENIKDGTIDTYEVKDATILALLGDSVTTDHISPAGNITKDSPAGKWLMDRGVKQYDFNSYGSRRGNHHVMMRGTFANIRIKNELVPGVEGGYSKFLPTGEQMSIYDTAMKYKDAGTELVIIAGKEYGTGSSRDWAAKGTNLQGVKAVITESFERIHRSNLIGMGVLPLQFPDGVTRRTLGLTGSEKISIKSPDGTLSPKQNFEMTIAREDGTTESVTLDSRVDTLDELNYFRNGGILQYVLRNLNS is encoded by the coding sequence ATGAGTAAGGTTAAAAAATCCCTTAATGTTAATGGTAAGAACTACGCTTACTTTTCAATTAAAGAAGCTAAGGCACTAGGTCTTGGAAATGTTGATAAACTTCCAAAGTCTTTAAAAGTTCTACTTGAAAACCTTCTTCGAAATGAGAATGGAACAAGTGTTACTTGGGGTGATATTGAAGCATTGAATAAGTGGGCCGACTCTCAAAAGTCTGATCATGAGATTGCTTATCATCCAGCTCGTGTTGTTATGCAGGACTTTACAGGTGTTCCGGCTGTTGTTGATTTAGCTGCAATGAGAAATGCTATGAATGTTCTTGGCGGAGATGCCCAGAAGATTAATCCTCTAGTTCCAGTTGATCTTGTTATTGATCACTCTGTTCAAGTTGAGCACTTTGGAACAAAGGAAGCGTTTGAGCAAAATGTCGAACTTGAATATGAGAGAAATGCAGAAAGATATAATTTTCTTAAATGGGGACAGAAGGCATTTAATAACTTTAGAGTTGTTCCTCCTGGTACAGGAATTATTCACCAAGTAAATCTTGAGTACCTTGCCGATGTTGTTTGGACAAATGAAAAAGACGGGGAAGTAGTTGCTTACCCAGATACTTGTGTTGGTACAGATTCCCATACAACTATGATTAATGGTCTTGCCGTTCTTGGTTGGGGTGTTGGTGGTATTGAAGCTGAAGCGGCAATGCTTGGACAGCCTGTCACAATGCTTATACCAGAAGTTGTAGGATTTAAGTTAACGGGGAAGTTACAAGAGGGAATGACTGCAACTGATCTTGTGCTAAATGTTGTTGAGTCTCTTCGTAAGCACGGAGTAGTTGGTAAATTTGTAGAGTTCTTCGGACCGGGGATGAGAGACCTCTCTCTTGCAGACAGAGCAACTCTAGCGAATATGGCACCTGAGTATGGAGCAACTTGTGGATTCTTCCCGATTGATGAGAAGACTATTCAATATATGAAACTCTCAGGTAGAAAAGAAGAAACTGTCGCTCTGGTTGAGTCGTACGCAAAAGAGCAGGGACTTTGGGCCTACGAAAATGAAGCAGATCCTGTGTTTACTAGTGTTGTTGAATTAGACCTTTCAACAGTAACTCCATGCATCTCTGGACCTAAGAGACCACAGGATAAAATTATTCTTGATGGTGCAGACAAAAAATTTACGGAAGAGATTTTTCCAAAAGTATTTGGTTATAATCCATCAGACTTACATAAAGAATTTAATGTTGAGGGGAAAGAGTTTAAAATGAAGCATGGAAACGTAGTTGTTGCTGCAATCACTTCATGTACAAATACTTCTAATCCTTCTGTTCTCGTTGCCGCAGGACTTGTTGCTAAGAAAGCTGTAGCTCTTGGTTTACAATCTAAGCCATGGGTGAAAACTTCTCTTGCTCCAGGTTCTAAAGTAGTAACTGATTACTTAATTGAGTCAGGTCTACAAGAGCATCTTGATACATTAGGATTTAACCTAGTTGGTTACGGATGTACTACTTGTATTGGTAATACAGGTCCTCTTCCAGCTCCAATTTCAAAGTCAATTAATGAGAATGATATTCTTGCTACTTCTGTACTTTCTGGTAATAGAAACTTTGAAGGAAGAATCTCCCCAGACGTTAAAGCAAACTTTCTTGCTTCTCCTCCACTTGTTGTTGCATATGCAATTGCTGGTAACTTAAATATTAATGTTGCCACCGATGCGCTTGCAAAAGATAAGAATGGAAACGATGTTTTCTTAAAGGATCTTTGGCCATCAAATAAAGAAATTGAAGAGGTTGTTTTAAAGCACATTACTTCTGATATGTATAAAGCTAGATACTCAAATGTCTTTGATGGTGATGAGCTTTGGAAAAAAGTAAAATCTCCTGAAGGTGAGTTATACGACTGGGATGAGAAATCAACTTATATTGCTAATCCAACTTTCTTTGAAAATATTAAAGATGGAACAATTGATACTTACGAAGTTAAAGATGCAACGATCCTAGCTCTTCTAGGAGACTCGGTTACTACTGATCATATTTCTCCTGCTGGAAATATTACAAAAGATTCTCCAGCTGGTAAGTGGTTAATGGATAGAGGAGTTAAGCAATATGACTTTAACTCTTATGGGTCACGTCGTGGTAATCACCATGTCATGATGAGAGGAACGTTTGCGAATATTCGTATTAAGAATGAGCTTGTTCCAGGTGTAGAAGGAGGATATTCGAAGTTTCTTCCAACTGGTGAGCAGATGTCGATTTACGATACAGCAATGAAGTATAAAGATGCTGGAACTGAACTTGTTATTATCGCAGGTAAAGAATATGGGACAGGATCTTCAAGGGATTGGGCCGCGAAAGGAACAAATCTTCAAGGTGTAAAAGCCGTTATTACAGAATCCTTTGAAAGAATTCACAGATCAAACTTAATCGGTATGGGCGTTCTTCCGTTACAATTCCCGGATGGTGTTACAAGGAGGACTCTTGGATTAACTGGATCAGAGAAAATTTCGATTAAGTCTCCTGATGGAACTCTTTCTCCTAAGCAGAACTTTGAGATGACTATTGCTAGAGAAGATGGAACAACTGAAAGTGTAACTCTTGACTCAAGAGTAGATACTTTGGATGAACTGAATTACTTTAGAAATGGCGGAATCTTACAATACGTTCTAAGAAATCTAAATTCATAA